In Cervus elaphus chromosome 24, mCerEla1.1, whole genome shotgun sequence, a single genomic region encodes these proteins:
- the PDHB gene encoding pyruvate dehydrogenase E1 component subunit beta, mitochondrial produces the protein MAVVAVLVRRPLEQVSGLLRRRFHRTAPAALQVTVREAINQGMDEELERDEKVFLLGEEVAQYDGAYKVSRGLWKKYGDKRIIDTPISEMGFAGIAVGAAMAGLRPICEFMTFNFSMQAIDQVINSAAKTYYMSGGLQSVPIVFRGPNGASAGVAAQHSQCFAAWYGHCPGLKVVSPWSSEDAKGLIKSAIRDNNPVVVLENELMYGVPFELPSEAQSKDFLIPIGKAKIERPGTHVTIVAHSRPVGHCLEAATVLSKEGIECEVINLRTIRPMDIETIEASVMKTNHLVTVEGGWPQFGVGAEICARIMEGPAFNFLDAPAVRVTGADVPMPYAKILEDNSVPQVKDIIFAVKKTLNI, from the exons GTGACAGTTCGTGAGGCTATAAATCAAGGCATGGATGAGGAGCTGGAAAGAGATGAGAAGGTATTTCTCCTTGGGGAAGAAGTTGCCCAGTACGATGGGGCATATAAG GTTAGTCGAGGCCTGTGGAAGAAATATGGAGATAAGAGGATCATAGATACTCCCATATCTGAG atgGGTTTTGCTGGAATTGCTGTAGGTGCAGCTATG GCTGGGTTACGGCCCATTTGTGAATTCATGACCTTCAATTTCTCTATGCAAGCCATCGACCAGGTTATAAACTCAGCTGCCAAGACGTACTACATGTCAGGGGGCCTTCAGTCTGTGCCCATAGTCTTCAGGGGGCCCAATGGCGCCTCAGCAGGTGTAGCTGCCCAGCACTCACAGTGTTTTGCTGCCTGGTATGGGCATTGCCCAGGCTTAAAGGTGGTCAGCCCCTGGAGTTCAGAGGATGCAAAAGGGCTTATTAAATCAGCCATTCGGGATAACAACCCAG tggtggtgctggagaatgaATTGATGTATGGAGTACCTTTTGAACTTCCTTCAGAAGCGCAGTCAAAAGATTTTCTGATCCCTATTGGAAAAGCCAAAATAGAAAGGCCAG GAACACACGTAACTATAGTTGCTCATTCAAGACCTGTGGGCCACTGCTTAGAAGCTGCAACAGTGCTGTCTAAAGAGGGAATTGAGTGTGAG GTGATAAATTTGCGAACCATCAGGCCAATGGACATTGAAACAATAGAAGCCAGTGTCATGAAAACCAATCACCTTGTAACCGTGGAAGGAGGCTGGCCACAATTCGGAGTAGGAGCTGAAATCTGTGCCAGGATCATGGAAG GCCCCGCGTTCAACTTCCTGGATGCCCCTGCAGTTCGTGTCACTGGTGCCGACGTGCCTATGCCTTACGCAAAGATTCTAGAAGACAACTCTGTACCTCAGGTTAAAGACATCATATTTGCAGTAAAGAAAACACTGAATATCTAG